A stretch of DNA from Henriciella sp. AS95:
GTTATTCTTTTCGATTGTCGTGATTATCGGTCTGGTGGCTTCGGCATTTTTGGGCCCTTTGGCCATCTTCGCCTGGGGCTTCATTGGATGGGCAGCTTATGCGGTCAATGAAGTCATGACCGTACATCGCCAAACATGGAAAATACTTTCGCTGATCGACGGTGAAACGCAAAGCGTCGAGAGTCTCTGACTTGAAACGCTGACAATACTCTCCAGCGGCGTTATATGCCCAAGCATACGAAACCTTTGCACGGGCCCTTGAACCCGCTGGAGAGCTAAAATGAAGACCGTCAATCAGAGCGCCCCGACGGGCGAGCTCAATTCGCTTGGCTTTGCCAAACCCCCATCCGAAACGCGCGTCGTCGCTGCCATGTCTGGCGGTGTCGACAGCTCTGTTGTCGCCGCGATGCTGGCCGATGAAGGCTATGACGTCGTCGGGATCACACTTCAGCTCTACGATCATGGCGCGGCCATCGAGAAGAAGGGCGCCTGCTGCGCGGGTCAGGACATCCACGATGCCCGCAATGTCGCCGACCAGATCGGCATCCCGCATTACGTGCTCGACTATGAGAGCCGGTTCCGCGAACAGGTGATGGAAGATTTCGCCGACACTTATCTCGCCGGCTCAACGCCCATTCCGTGCATTCGCTGTAACCAGACGGTTAAATTCTCCGATCTCCTCGCGACCGCGAAGGAGCTTGGCGCTGACTGCCTTGCGACCGGACATTATATAAGACGGGTCGATACCGAGAACGGGCCGGAGCTCCACCGCGCCGCTGACCCGTCGCGTGACCAGTCCTACTTTCTCTTCGCGACCACGCATGAGCAGCTCGACTATCTGCGCTTCCCGCTCGGCAACCTTCCGAAGACCGAAGTTCGCGTGCTTGCAGAAAAGTACAAACTACCGGTCGCCGCAAAACCGGACAGCCAGGATATCTGCTTCGTGCCTCAAGGCTCTTATGCGGACGTCGTGAAGAAGATGCGTCCCGGCTCCGGTCGCGGCGGCGATATCGTGCACCTTGATGGGCGCGTGCTCGGCCAGCATGAGGGCGTGATCCACTATACGATCGGCCAGCGCCGTGGTCTTGGCGTGGCGACGGGAGAGCCGCTCTTCGTCGTCAGGATCGACGCCGCCTCGCGCCAGGTCATCGTGGGCCCGCGCGAAGCCTTGCTGACGGCTGGCCTCACAATGGAAGAGCTGAACTGGCTTGGCGACGGCACGCTGAAGGAAGCCTGCGACGCCGCCCAGCCGGTTCTTGCACGTGTAAGGTCCACAAGAGAACCGCTGCCCGCAAAGCTTGGATGGCACGAAAATAAACCTGCAGTGTATTTCACGCTACCCGAAGAGGGGGTCGCCAAGGGTCAGGCGTGCGTGCTGTACGAATTGTCATCTAAAAATCGTGTAATGGGCGGAGGTTTTATTGCGTCCACAATTCCGGCGGATGAGCGCGTTTCGGCCTGAATCTGCATGATTCTGTGCAGATCCGGCACACTTGCCCCATGCCGGGACAGGTTTGCGAACACGGATTTAACACGTCC
This window harbors:
- the mnmA gene encoding tRNA 2-thiouridine(34) synthase MnmA translates to MKTVNQSAPTGELNSLGFAKPPSETRVVAAMSGGVDSSVVAAMLADEGYDVVGITLQLYDHGAAIEKKGACCAGQDIHDARNVADQIGIPHYVLDYESRFREQVMEDFADTYLAGSTPIPCIRCNQTVKFSDLLATAKELGADCLATGHYIRRVDTENGPELHRAADPSRDQSYFLFATTHEQLDYLRFPLGNLPKTEVRVLAEKYKLPVAAKPDSQDICFVPQGSYADVVKKMRPGSGRGGDIVHLDGRVLGQHEGVIHYTIGQRRGLGVATGEPLFVVRIDAASRQVIVGPREALLTAGLTMEELNWLGDGTLKEACDAAQPVLARVRSTREPLPAKLGWHENKPAVYFTLPEEGVAKGQACVLYELSSKNRVMGGGFIASTIPADERVSA